In a genomic window of Bacteroidota bacterium:
- a CDS encoding T9SS type A sorting domain-containing protein — translation MRIRIVFSLILLIATGITTRVVAQCYGNPQAEAQTCAYTPLTLHAFNTCGNCTHNWSGNPIAGQGTATATYLFTGQGDGHYSIYPSVSSYNPNANCSYSDVFMTTVGQQPTFPIPSLLNGPWDGDTGKVWIYYRQRGSMYGWPNYVFTPTWSVTGGSILRSNTWTPNSNWYYDSVYVKWSGAGPMAFIESRSTTHQGTWGMGFNCTWTPYQSAPAYPSLAVFHPAVCAGSPTNFYTFPFANSTYTWTVTNGTILSGQGTNSVQINMASNGSVSVQRDSAGTLTNASTNVVPLIPVINLGPDQQICQGSSTTLTANPGFGNYLWSTGATTQSIVVTSAGQYRVTASANGNCVARDTINISLVPTTRPNLGPDINTCTFPNTLDAGPGYTSYVWNTGATTQIINPATAGQFRVTVTDGNGCQTSDTLTIYNVQPYVSLPSTASYCFPGPYTINPSTSSVTNYLWSTGATTPTIQVSGLGVQTIWVQGSNTYGCSARDTIVVTGNPLPVPNLGPNQTVCPGTPVTLDPGPGFASYVWINGPSSPTYTVTSPGTYIVYVYNSFNCYATDTVVIANYPFTPVNLGPDVNVCQGSAMLNAGGGYSSYLWSTGATTPSITVTSQGTYSVTVTGAGGCVATDDINVSFSNFTFSLGPNVTVCEPQTVTLNPQLAGIFNYNWSTGPTTPTLTLSTPGTYNVTLTASNTFGCIASDTVTVTILPTLPSWLGSDTVMCADTNMTLNAGPGFSSYAWSTGATSQTIVAPTGGVYRVTATAPNGCVRLDTVMISGLIDCVFPGDVNYDGVADLMDVLALGTAIGVSGSTRANASTQWYGQRAWNWLGSLGTGSNYKQGDTDGDGDILMDDTLAIQLNFGSTHTKTGTITGGDGRLRITPLNNPVAAGDIARFGVYYESLSAGAVDSVHGLAMKISWNSPGITGLKYVDYSNAWFAPGNDQMTFGKFSANAAEIALSRKSPTDTSGNGMVMILGFATDSSLTGSNVTFYPTVNMVQGVGMSLFPHPASPLVNSTTVVGAVSIGPQVLAHVRIWPIPADQIINVAVEGQMPRNVRLVNMLGQVVIDMPNAAGDREFVLNTSHLPAGGYSLQVTTEDGLITKNVVVGH, via the coding sequence ATGCGAATCCGGATCGTTTTTTCATTGATTCTGCTCATCGCAACGGGCATTACAACGCGTGTTGTCGCACAATGCTACGGCAATCCGCAAGCAGAGGCGCAGACCTGTGCGTATACGCCGCTCACGTTGCATGCCTTTAATACTTGCGGAAATTGCACGCACAATTGGAGTGGCAATCCGATCGCTGGTCAAGGTACTGCAACGGCCACCTATTTATTTACGGGGCAGGGTGACGGACACTACTCCATCTACCCCTCGGTCAGCAGTTACAATCCCAATGCGAATTGCAGCTATTCCGATGTTTTTATGACCACCGTGGGGCAACAGCCAACTTTTCCCATCCCCAGTCTGCTAAACGGCCCTTGGGATGGCGATACGGGGAAAGTTTGGATCTATTATCGGCAGCGCGGCTCGATGTACGGTTGGCCGAATTATGTTTTTACGCCGACTTGGTCGGTGACCGGCGGTTCCATTCTTCGTTCCAATACTTGGACGCCCAATTCCAATTGGTATTACGATTCCGTGTATGTGAAGTGGTCCGGTGCAGGTCCGATGGCATTCATTGAGTCACGTAGTACCACTCACCAAGGAACGTGGGGCATGGGCTTCAACTGTACTTGGACGCCGTACCAATCGGCACCGGCCTATCCCTCCTTGGCGGTTTTTCATCCAGCCGTCTGCGCCGGTTCACCTACGAATTTCTATACCTTTCCATTTGCAAATTCTACCTACACTTGGACCGTCACCAACGGAACAATTCTCTCCGGGCAAGGCACCAACAGTGTACAAATCAACATGGCGTCCAATGGCAGTGTTTCGGTGCAACGTGACAGCGCAGGTACATTGACCAATGCCTCTACGAATGTGGTTCCGCTCATTCCCGTGATCAATTTGGGGCCTGACCAGCAGATTTGCCAAGGCAGCAGCACAACGCTTACTGCCAATCCTGGATTCGGAAATTATCTCTGGTCCACTGGGGCAACTACCCAAAGTATCGTTGTGACTTCGGCTGGCCAATACCGCGTCACCGCCTCTGCCAATGGCAACTGCGTTGCGAGGGATACGATCAACATCAGCTTGGTCCCGACCACGCGTCCCAATCTCGGGCCTGATATCAATACCTGTACTTTTCCCAATACACTCGATGCGGGTCCGGGCTACACATCTTATGTTTGGAATACCGGTGCCACGACACAAATCATCAATCCCGCGACGGCAGGCCAATTTCGAGTTACGGTCACAGACGGAAATGGCTGTCAGACAAGTGATACCCTTACCATCTACAATGTGCAACCGTATGTGAGTTTGCCTAGCACGGCAAGCTATTGTTTCCCAGGACCATATACGATCAATCCATCTACCTCAAGTGTGACCAACTACCTGTGGTCGACTGGTGCGACCACACCAACAATTCAAGTATCTGGTCTTGGAGTCCAAACAATTTGGGTACAAGGCAGCAACACCTATGGCTGCAGTGCAAGAGATACAATTGTGGTGACAGGAAATCCGCTTCCAGTTCCAAACCTTGGTCCCAACCAAACGGTTTGCCCGGGTACGCCCGTCACATTAGATCCCGGGCCGGGTTTCGCCTCCTATGTATGGATCAACGGTCCGTCGTCGCCAACCTACACGGTTACTTCACCTGGAACCTATATCGTGTATGTTTACAATAGCTTTAATTGTTATGCAACAGATACCGTGGTGATCGCGAATTATCCTTTTACCCCAGTCAACCTTGGACCTGACGTCAATGTCTGTCAGGGTTCGGCCATGCTCAATGCTGGAGGCGGATACAGCAGTTATTTGTGGAGTACTGGAGCAACTACGCCGTCGATCACTGTCACATCACAAGGCACCTATTCCGTCACGGTTACAGGCGCAGGCGGATGCGTGGCAACGGACGACATCAACGTATCTTTCTCCAATTTCACTTTCAGCCTAGGCCCCAATGTGACCGTCTGCGAACCCCAAACAGTGACCTTGAATCCTCAATTGGCGGGCATTTTCAATTACAATTGGAGTACCGGCCCAACTACACCCACCTTGACGCTGAGTACCCCGGGAACCTATAATGTGACGCTGACCGCTTCCAATACATTTGGTTGCATCGCAAGCGATACGGTCACCGTCACGATTTTGCCTACATTGCCTTCGTGGCTTGGAAGTGATACCGTAATGTGCGCAGATACGAATATGACGTTGAATGCCGGCCCCGGATTCTCAAGTTATGCCTGGTCCACCGGAGCGACAAGTCAAACGATTGTGGCACCGACCGGAGGGGTTTACCGCGTGACTGCGACGGCCCCTAACGGATGCGTTCGTTTGGATACGGTGATGATTTCCGGACTGATCGATTGTGTTTTCCCAGGAGATGTGAACTACGACGGTGTGGCCGATTTGATGGACGTACTGGCATTGGGGACTGCGATTGGGGTCAGTGGCAGTACACGCGCCAATGCGAGCACACAATGGTATGGTCAGCGGGCATGGAATTGGTTGGGAAGCTTGGGCACAGGTTCAAATTACAAACAAGGGGATACCGATGGCGATGGCGATATTCTGATGGATGACACGCTGGCCATTCAACTCAACTTTGGAAGCACGCATACCAAAACCGGGACGATCACGGGCGGCGATGGGCGGTTGCGCATCACGCCGTTGAACAATCCTGTCGCGGCGGGAGATATCGCCCGTTTTGGGGTCTACTACGAAAGCCTTTCGGCCGGCGCCGTTGATTCTGTGCACGGATTGGCGATGAAGATCAGCTGGAATTCGCCGGGGATTACAGGATTGAAGTATGTAGACTATTCCAATGCTTGGTTTGCACCGGGGAATGACCAAATGACCTTCGGGAAATTCAGCGCGAATGCTGCGGAAATCGCGCTCTCAAGGAAAAGTCCGACCGACACCAGTGGAAATGGCATGGTAATGATCCTGGGTTTCGCGACTGACTCGAGCCTAACGGGATCCAACGTCACCTTTTATCCAACGGTCAACATGGTTCAGGGAGTTGGCATGAGCCTTTTCCCGCATCCTGCGTCACCCTTGGTCAATTCGACGACGGTCGTTGGAGCTGTGTCAATCGGCCCGCAAGTTCTTGCGCATGTGCGGATTTGGCCGATTCCAGCCGATCAAATCATCAACGTCGCTGTCGAAGGCCAAATGCCCCGCAACGTGCGCCTGGTCAACATGTTGGGCCAAGTCGTCATCGATATGCCCAACGCAGCCGGCGATCGGGAGTTTGTCCTCAATACCTCCCATTTGCCAGCAGGCGGTTACAGCTTGCAGGTGACCACGGAGGATGGGCTGATCACGAAGAATGTGGTGGTGGGGCATTGA
- a CDS encoding PKD domain-containing protein, producing the protein MSNRIPSLLCLLLLACFPYFVDAQCYGNAQAESWTCGSSPLTMQAFTTCGNCTHTWSPAPQSGQGTALATYQWSPTPGFGVMTGQVSSSSYNPNVPCSYGDMWQVGVASQPNLPLPALVNGPWNGDTSKVWIYTRNYMNPNGITLGLVDFYPSWTVTGGVKLRSVNHRGNVYYDDSVFVKWAGPTNMHLNEAQFVGYYPHNMLTSFACNWVPPASSPGYPSLAVFNHPVCQGSPATFFTFPFANSTYTWSVSNGTVASGQGTNSAGIILNGPATVTVVRDSAGTITTANSTVTPFVPVVNLGPDQNLCQGSSLTLTANSGFTSYQWSNGATTQSITVSNPGQYRVTATINGNCSATDTINLTPILTTRPNLGPDQYTCTFPVTLDAGPGYVSYAWSNGATTQVINPMISGTYRVTVTDVNGCLTSDTALIYNVQPSVSLPTTASYCAPGPYTVSPSYSNVTSYLWSTGATTPTIQLTATGTQSLWIRGTNTYGCIASDTIVVTGNPRPTPNIGPDQTICPGTSVTLDAGPGFSSYIWSGGPASQTYTVSTPGSYRVTVYNSFGCSASDTILISNYPFTPVNLGPDINVCQPSATLNAGGGYSSYLWSNGATTQSITVTSSGNYSVTVSGAGGCTSNDAIDVIFSNFSFSLGNNVTVCEPQTVTLNPQLIGNFTYNWSTGASTPALTLTVPGTYNVTLTVANNFGCTAADTVSVTILPTLPSLLGGDTILCADTSITLNVGSGFSSYAWSTGANTQSIVAASGGVYSVTATAPNGCVRLDTVMISGLIDCVFPGDANYDGVADLMDVLALGTVIGYSGPARANASTQWYGQQAWNWNGAFPLPFISNFKQADSDGNGLIQAGDTMAVHQNYGSQHTKVGTITGGNEVLRVIPLNTNVAAGDLARFAVYYEGPQGSNVDSIHGLALKLSWPSLGLANAGLKFVDFSSAWFAPANNRMTFLQSGANSVDLALSRLSGTDTSGQGIIMILGFQTDSSLVGSNVTFAPTVNFAQGVSMSLIPKGMQPNVVAATVIGAVATNAPVATEVRVWPIPADDILRIAVDGQLPRVLRLVNMLGQTVLEVSASGEREFALQVADLPAGGYSLQILTEDNVLIAKRIVLSH; encoded by the coding sequence ATGTCAAATCGAATTCCCTCTCTCCTCTGTTTGCTCTTGTTGGCCTGTTTTCCCTATTTTGTTGATGCTCAGTGTTATGGAAACGCGCAGGCTGAGTCTTGGACCTGTGGATCTTCGCCGCTGACAATGCAGGCTTTCACGACCTGCGGGAATTGTACGCACACATGGTCCCCCGCACCGCAGTCAGGCCAAGGGACTGCATTGGCGACTTACCAGTGGAGTCCAACCCCGGGATTTGGCGTAATGACCGGGCAGGTGTCCTCAAGCAGCTACAATCCCAATGTCCCCTGTAGCTACGGCGATATGTGGCAAGTTGGCGTTGCATCCCAACCCAACCTTCCGTTGCCAGCCTTGGTCAACGGACCTTGGAATGGCGACACCAGCAAAGTGTGGATTTACACACGGAACTACATGAATCCCAACGGGATCACCTTGGGACTTGTAGATTTCTACCCGTCTTGGACTGTCACGGGTGGTGTGAAACTGAGGTCGGTAAATCACCGCGGAAATGTTTACTACGACGATTCCGTATTTGTGAAGTGGGCCGGCCCTACCAATATGCATTTGAACGAGGCGCAGTTTGTGGGCTATTATCCGCATAACATGCTCACATCGTTTGCGTGCAACTGGGTGCCTCCAGCAAGTTCACCGGGCTATCCCAGCCTCGCGGTATTCAATCACCCGGTTTGCCAAGGGTCGCCAGCAACTTTTTTCACCTTTCCGTTTGCCAATTCGACCTATACTTGGTCGGTATCCAATGGCACCGTGGCGTCGGGGCAGGGTACCAACAGTGCGGGCATCATCTTGAATGGGCCTGCAACCGTCACCGTCGTGCGCGACAGTGCCGGGACAATCACAACGGCAAATTCGACAGTGACACCTTTTGTTCCCGTGGTGAATTTAGGTCCTGACCAGAATCTTTGTCAGGGCAGCAGTTTGACCCTCACCGCCAATTCCGGCTTCACCAGCTATCAGTGGTCGAATGGAGCGACGACCCAGAGCATCACGGTGTCGAATCCCGGGCAATACCGAGTGACCGCCACCATCAATGGCAATTGTTCTGCTACCGACACAATTAACCTTACCCCAATTCTCACCACAAGACCGAACCTAGGCCCCGATCAATATACTTGCACATTTCCCGTGACATTGGATGCAGGCCCTGGATATGTGTCTTATGCTTGGAGCAATGGCGCGACCACGCAAGTGATCAATCCGATGATTTCAGGGACCTATCGCGTGACCGTGACGGATGTGAATGGCTGCCTCACGAGTGATACCGCTCTCATTTACAACGTACAGCCATCCGTAAGTCTTCCTACAACGGCAAGCTATTGTGCACCAGGGCCTTATACAGTAAGTCCATCGTATTCCAATGTGACCAGCTATCTCTGGTCGACAGGCGCAACGACGCCGACGATTCAATTGACGGCCACGGGAACACAGAGCTTGTGGATTCGCGGTACCAATACCTATGGATGCATCGCAAGTGACACGATTGTCGTGACGGGTAATCCCCGGCCTACACCCAATATCGGTCCCGATCAGACCATTTGTCCCGGTACGAGTGTCACTTTGGATGCTGGGCCAGGTTTTTCCTCCTATATCTGGTCAGGCGGTCCGGCTTCACAAACCTATACGGTCTCTACGCCGGGTTCCTATCGCGTCACTGTCTACAACAGTTTTGGATGCAGCGCATCCGACACCATTTTGATCAGCAACTATCCATTCACTCCGGTCAATCTGGGGCCTGACATCAACGTTTGCCAGCCATCGGCAACCCTGAATGCCGGCGGTGGATATTCCAGCTATCTCTGGAGCAACGGTGCAACGACGCAATCGATCACCGTAACTTCAAGTGGAAATTATTCGGTAACTGTTTCGGGGGCTGGCGGATGCACATCCAATGATGCCATTGATGTGATCTTTTCCAACTTCAGTTTCAGCTTGGGCAATAATGTGACGGTCTGCGAACCGCAAACGGTCACCTTGAATCCCCAACTCATCGGAAACTTCACCTACAATTGGAGCACGGGAGCCTCGACCCCGGCGTTGACATTGACGGTGCCGGGTACCTACAACGTCACGCTTACTGTCGCCAATAATTTCGGATGTACGGCCGCTGACACGGTTTCGGTGACCATCTTGCCGACCTTGCCATCACTTCTCGGTGGGGATACGATCCTCTGTGCGGATACCAGCATCACGCTGAATGTCGGGTCCGGGTTTTCGAGCTACGCTTGGTCTACGGGGGCAAATACACAGAGCATCGTGGCGGCTTCGGGCGGCGTCTACAGCGTGACCGCAACAGCTCCCAATGGCTGCGTGCGCTTGGACACGGTCATGATATCCGGCTTGATTGATTGTGTGTTTCCCGGAGATGCCAATTATGACGGCGTTGCCGATCTGATGGATGTTTTGGCTTTGGGCACCGTGATCGGGTACTCAGGTCCTGCACGCGCAAATGCCAGTACACAATGGTATGGACAGCAGGCTTGGAACTGGAACGGGGCTTTCCCATTGCCGTTCATCTCGAATTTCAAGCAGGCTGATTCCGACGGAAACGGCTTGATTCAGGCCGGTGACACAATGGCTGTCCATCAGAATTACGGAAGCCAGCATACCAAAGTGGGGACCATTACAGGTGGAAACGAAGTTTTGCGGGTCATTCCATTGAATACCAATGTGGCAGCTGGCGATTTGGCCCGTTTTGCCGTGTATTATGAAGGCCCACAAGGCAGCAATGTCGATTCGATTCACGGTTTGGCTTTGAAACTGAGTTGGCCCTCTTTGGGACTGGCGAATGCGGGTTTGAAGTTTGTGGACTTTTCAAGTGCTTGGTTTGCCCCGGCCAATAACCGTATGACCTTCTTGCAGTCGGGAGCCAACTCGGTTGATTTGGCTTTGTCGAGGCTTTCTGGAACGGATACTTCGGGCCAAGGGATCATTATGATTTTGGGATTCCAGACCGATTCAAGCTTGGTCGGGAGCAATGTGACGTTTGCACCGACGGTGAATTTTGCCCAAGGAGTTTCCATGAGCCTGATTCCTAAGGGAATGCAGCCCAACGTTGTAGCAGCCACCGTGATTGGTGCCGTAGCTACTAATGCACCGGTGGCCACCGAGGTACGTGTTTGGCCAATTCCTGCCGACGATATTCTTCGAATTGCGGTTGATGGGCAGCTTCCACGGGTTCTGCGGCTGGTGAATATGCTCGGCCAAACGGTATTGGAAGTCTCGGCTAGCGGTGAGCGCGAATTCGCCTTGCAGGTGGCCGATTTGCCTGCCGGTGGATACAGTCTGCAAATCTTGACGGAAGACAATGTGTTGATTGCCAAAAGAATTGTACTTTCGCATTGA
- the paaN gene encoding phenylacetic acid degradation protein PaaN, whose amino-acid sequence MSDNTASTTTHSLYQKHEGVLRKAIAAIHERSFYAAFLEAPSKSVYGETGHEDGLAAYNAQVGKPYASLLQGSDTTLAAGEESPYTLEKLGISYPAYKNPEEYVAVARSLAVAWGKVDVQTRAGILVESLYRISKRFFELTFATMHTTGQAYMMSFQASGPHSNDRALEAIALGLHEQTRFPANVEWVKPMGKDKDGNPMFVKLQKQFRCQPIGIGLAIGCSTFPVWNTVPGVYASLVTGNPVIVKPHPKAIYPLALVVSEIQSVLKDNGFDPNIVQLAPDTTEAPIAKLLAENPAIKLIDYTGGSSFGDYLEGLKGKRTFTEKAGINSIVLHSTNDVRSMMQNIAFSLSLYSGQMCTCAQNIFIPKDGIDTPEGKLSYDDTVAALTTAIHKLVTHEKMGPGTLGAIQNPATAERVNTAAGLGFKQLLASQAIANPEFPKARVLSPAVFEVPSTDRAALEKEMFGPIVFVVPVVDYKEGVAIARSLAIMEGAITFSSWCTDEAARAYMVDEMASSFTSISFNFVGPIWSNQSAGFSDFHVSGGNPAGNASLTDPEYVTKRFEIVGIRTHA is encoded by the coding sequence ATGAGTGATAATACAGCTTCTACGACCACCCATTCCCTTTATCAGAAGCATGAGGGGGTTCTTCGCAAGGCCATCGCAGCCATCCACGAACGCAGTTTCTATGCTGCCTTTCTTGAGGCTCCGAGCAAAAGCGTCTATGGCGAAACCGGCCATGAAGACGGCCTCGCAGCTTACAACGCCCAAGTCGGCAAGCCTTATGCCAGCCTGCTGCAAGGCAGCGACACCACCCTCGCCGCAGGCGAAGAATCGCCCTATACACTCGAAAAACTCGGCATCAGCTATCCTGCCTACAAAAATCCCGAAGAATATGTCGCCGTCGCACGTTCCCTTGCCGTTGCATGGGGCAAAGTCGATGTCCAAACACGCGCCGGCATTCTGGTCGAATCGCTTTACCGCATCAGCAAAAGGTTCTTTGAGCTGACTTTCGCGACCATGCATACCACTGGCCAAGCCTACATGATGTCTTTCCAGGCAAGTGGCCCGCACAGCAATGACCGCGCCTTGGAAGCCATCGCCCTAGGACTCCACGAGCAAACCCGCTTCCCCGCCAATGTCGAATGGGTCAAGCCCATGGGCAAGGACAAGGATGGCAATCCGATGTTTGTCAAGCTGCAAAAGCAATTCCGCTGCCAACCGATCGGTATTGGTCTTGCCATCGGATGCTCGACTTTTCCTGTTTGGAATACCGTTCCCGGGGTTTATGCGAGCTTGGTCACTGGCAATCCGGTGATTGTCAAGCCGCATCCGAAAGCCATTTATCCGCTCGCTTTGGTCGTCTCCGAAATCCAGAGTGTGCTCAAGGACAATGGATTCGATCCCAATATCGTTCAACTCGCACCAGATACCACCGAGGCTCCGATCGCCAAATTGTTGGCTGAAAACCCGGCGATCAAACTGATCGACTACACAGGTGGCAGCAGCTTCGGCGATTACCTCGAAGGCTTGAAAGGCAAGCGTACCTTCACCGAGAAGGCCGGCATCAACAGCATCGTGCTGCATAGCACCAACGATGTGCGGTCCATGATGCAAAACATCGCCTTCTCGCTCTCACTTTACAGTGGTCAGATGTGTACCTGCGCGCAGAACATTTTCATCCCCAAAGACGGAATCGATACGCCCGAAGGCAAGCTCAGCTATGACGATACTGTTGCAGCTTTGACGACAGCGATTCACAAATTGGTGACACATGAAAAAATGGGCCCCGGAACCTTGGGCGCGATCCAAAATCCAGCGACGGCCGAACGTGTGAATACCGCCGCAGGACTTGGATTCAAGCAACTACTTGCTTCACAGGCGATTGCCAATCCTGAATTCCCGAAAGCGCGCGTCCTCTCCCCTGCCGTGTTTGAGGTTCCCTCGACCGACCGCGCAGCCTTGGAAAAAGAAATGTTTGGCCCCATCGTGTTTGTGGTTCCCGTGGTGGATTACAAAGAAGGTGTCGCCATTGCACGTTCGCTGGCGATCATGGAAGGTGCCATCACTTTCAGCAGCTGGTGCACCGACGAAGCCGCCCGCGCCTATATGGTCGACGAAATGGCTTCGAGCTTCACATCGATCAGCTTCAACTTTGTCGGGCCGATTTGGTCCAATCAAAGCGCCGGTTTCAGCGACTTCCACGTTTCTGGCGGAAATCCGGCTGGCAACGCATCTTTGACGGATCCCGAATACGTTACAAAACGATTCGAGATTGTGGGCATCCGTACCCATGCTTGA
- a CDS encoding SIR2 family protein: MKVLLLGNGINRIDNNYSWNNLMDDLLAYAKMENAITLDNKPFPLLYEEIYLRLTSYQHHPEAEIKEKIAELIRNVKSNDLHRRVMKLNVDEILTTNYDYNLESVTFGGVQGAKPIKPVKGSKYSILRRRKAGTKTIWHIHGECYAPGTILLGYHQYAGYLQTIRNYVTNGLKYQNLYFEPLTKRLKEGDTEIRTWIDHFFMSDVYILGLTMDFVEIHLWLLLNLRARLFKAPNKPFQNKVTYIYAASDAAAMKPRIDLLCACGVSCIALPVVDHNWKDMYKHALDMIDRA, translated from the coding sequence GTGAAAGTACTGCTGCTCGGCAACGGAATTAACAGGATCGACAACAATTATTCGTGGAATAACTTGATGGACGACTTGTTGGCGTATGCCAAGATGGAAAATGCGATCACGCTCGACAACAAGCCTTTTCCGTTGTTGTACGAGGAGATTTACCTGCGCCTGACATCTTATCAGCACCATCCGGAGGCGGAGATCAAGGAAAAAATCGCCGAATTGATTCGGAATGTAAAGAGCAACGACCTGCACCGCAGAGTCATGAAGCTGAACGTGGATGAGATTCTCACGACGAACTACGACTACAATCTGGAGTCGGTGACGTTTGGAGGGGTGCAAGGCGCCAAGCCGATCAAGCCGGTGAAGGGCAGCAAATATTCGATTTTGAGGCGGCGGAAGGCGGGGACCAAAACCATCTGGCACATTCACGGGGAATGTTACGCCCCGGGGACGATCCTTTTGGGGTACCACCAATACGCAGGTTACCTTCAAACGATTCGCAACTACGTGACCAACGGGTTAAAATACCAGAACCTCTACTTCGAACCCCTTACCAAACGTCTCAAAGAAGGTGACACCGAAATCCGGACCTGGATCGACCACTTTTTCATGAGTGACGTTTATATCCTAGGATTGACCATGGACTTCGTCGAAATCCACCTGTGGTTGTTGCTCAATCTCCGGGCGCGGTTGTTCAAGGCTCCCAACAAACCGTTCCAAAACAAGGTGACCTATATCTATGCCGCAAGCGACGCTGCAGCGATGAAACCCCGTATCGACCTGCTCTGCGCCTGCGGCGTCAGTTGTATCGCCTTGCCGGTCGTCGACCACAATTGGAAAGACATGTACAAGCATGCCTTGGACATGATTGACCGGGCTTGA
- a CDS encoding VOC family protein, producing MKRVTGIGGVFFKCKDAAATKAWYEKHLGIPAGQYGHTFSWQDGQASGQSGSTSWSTFPESSKYFGPGDQAFMINYRVHDLVALLAALREEGVEVAVELQEYDYGKFASIVDCDGRRVELWEPIDKPLIDFQG from the coding sequence ATGAAACGAGTTACAGGCATTGGCGGCGTGTTTTTCAAATGCAAAGACGCGGCAGCAACAAAAGCATGGTACGAAAAACACCTCGGCATTCCCGCAGGTCAATACGGGCATACCTTTAGTTGGCAAGATGGACAGGCATCGGGGCAGTCTGGTTCCACCTCTTGGAGCACATTCCCGGAAAGCAGCAAATATTTCGGGCCGGGAGATCAGGCCTTCATGATCAATTACCGTGTACATGACCTTGTAGCCTTGCTTGCCGCACTCCGTGAAGAAGGTGTCGAAGTCGCCGTTGAGCTGCAAGAATACGATTACGGCAAGTTTGCTTCCATCGTCGATTGCGATGGCCGCCGCGTCGAATTGTGGGAGCCCATCGATAAGCCTTTGATTGATTTTCAGGGGTGA
- a CDS encoding OmpA family protein — MRAALPMPRCVPNSRNAKKPSRICKTVSRPATKRWKTCATNSKMHSQATKTVISPVEVRNGKVYIAISDKMLFKSGSAAVEKLGKEALSKVATVLSKYPDMDLIIEGHTDNVPIKTERFADNWDLSVIRATSVVRILTVDYGLAANRVTPSGKGEFFPKVSNDTPEGRSKNRRTEIIIAPKLDEIEQMLGSDK; from the coding sequence ATGCGCGCAGCGCTGCCGATGCCGAGATGCGTGCCCAACTCGAGGAACGCGAAAAAGCCCTCAAGGATCTGCAAGACCGTATCGCGGCCCGCGACAAAGCGATGGAAGACCTGCGCAACAAACTCAAAAATGCACTCACAGGCTACCAAGACGGTGATCTCTCCGGTCGAAGTCAGAAACGGCAAGGTCTACATCGCGATCAGCGACAAGATGCTCTTCAAATCCGGCAGCGCAGCAGTCGAAAAATTGGGCAAGGAAGCGCTTTCCAAAGTCGCTACGGTTCTCAGCAAATACCCCGACATGGACCTGATCATCGAGGGTCATACCGACAATGTGCCCATCAAAACCGAACGCTTCGCCGACAATTGGGACTTGAGCGTGATCCGTGCGACTTCGGTCGTGCGCATTCTCACGGTAGATTACGGCCTCGCCGCCAACCGCGTCACCCCATCCGGCAAAGGTGAATTTTTCCCGAAAGTCAGCAATGACACTCCCGAGGGACGCAGCAAAAACCGCCGCACCGAGATCATCATCGCCCCCAAACTCGACGAAATCGAGCAAATGCTGGGAAGTGATAAGTGA
- a CDS encoding GNAT family N-acetyltransferase, which produces MLKFYRLETQRVIIRCYEPQDAAAMSEAILRNHEHLIPWLPWAVKDQHTVAFCLDVIRKARGQYDLGIDFMMGTFDARDGRYIGGTGLHPRVGAGAYEIGYWIDQSFTGQGLATHVAAALTKAAFEYAGVHRVNIHMQVDNIPSERIPVRLGYKLDGRLREMVPIADGHFGDIFRFSMLREEFDASEFKGMELRAFGLDGAALEVRL; this is translated from the coding sequence ATGTTGAAATTCTACCGTCTTGAAACTCAGCGCGTGATCATCCGGTGTTATGAGCCACAGGATGCGGCGGCGATGTCGGAAGCGATTTTGCGCAATCATGAACATTTGATTCCTTGGTTGCCTTGGGCCGTTAAGGATCAGCATACGGTTGCTTTCTGTCTCGATGTGATTCGGAAAGCCCGCGGGCAATATGATTTGGGAATTGATTTCATGATGGGGACTTTTGACGCGCGTGACGGGCGCTACATTGGGGGTACGGGCCTGCATCCGCGTGTGGGCGCTGGGGCCTATGAGATTGGCTACTGGATCGACCAATCATTTACCGGTCAAGGGCTTGCGACACATGTAGCCGCCGCATTGACCAAAGCTGCATTTGAATACGCTGGCGTACACCGTGTGAACATCCACATGCAAGTCGACAACATTCCGAGCGAACGCATCCCGGTACGATTGGGTTACAAACTTGATGGACGTTTGCGAGAGATGGTACCGATTGCAGACGGCCATTTCGGGGATATTTTCAGATTCAGCATGCTGCGGGAGGAGTTCGATGCGAGTGAATTCAAGGGCATGGAGCTGAGGGCCTTTGGGTTGGATGGAGCGGCTTTGGAGGTTCGGTTGTAA